In one window of Lacticaseibacillus casei DSM 20011 = JCM 1134 = ATCC 393 DNA:
- a CDS encoding APC family permease, whose product MGKVWQRLFRKEDPSVYEDKDSHLPRVLRVRDFLALGVGTIVSASIFTLPGVVAAKHAGPAVSISFLVAAIVAGLVAFAYAEMSAAMPFAGSAYSWINVVFGEFFGWIAGWALLAEYFIAVAFVASGLSANFRGLLATIGLNFPAALANPFGTDGGVVDLVAVVVMLMVGVLLSRGVSSAARVENILVVMKVLAILLFLVVGLTAIHPENFHPFFPKYHLNADGTPFGGWQGIYAGVSMIFLAYIGFDSIAANSAEAIDPEKTMPRGILGSLLIAVFLFVSVGLVLLGMFPYQDYANNAEPVGWALRHSGHAVVATVVESIAVLGMFTALIGMAMAGSRLLYSFGRDGMLPHGLGKLNSRKLPNIALAVLITIGVIIGAFFPFAFLAQLISAGTLIAFMFVTLGIYRLRPREGKDIAKPRFQMPLYPVLPAVAFLGSLVVFLGLDIQAKMYSGVWFLIGCAIYFLYGMRHSALTKGSVVEQETEALEQSKED is encoded by the coding sequence ATGGGCAAAGTGTGGCAACGACTGTTTCGAAAAGAGGATCCAAGTGTTTACGAAGATAAAGATTCGCATCTGCCGCGGGTGTTGCGGGTACGTGACTTTCTCGCTTTAGGGGTCGGGACCATTGTGTCGGCGTCAATTTTTACGCTGCCAGGGGTGGTTGCGGCTAAACACGCCGGTCCCGCAGTCTCGATTTCCTTTTTAGTCGCTGCGATTGTAGCAGGGTTGGTGGCGTTTGCGTACGCGGAAATGTCGGCCGCGATGCCGTTTGCCGGCTCGGCTTATTCGTGGATTAATGTGGTGTTCGGCGAGTTCTTCGGCTGGATTGCCGGCTGGGCTTTGTTGGCCGAATACTTTATTGCCGTTGCGTTCGTTGCTTCAGGGTTATCTGCCAATTTTCGTGGCTTGCTGGCGACGATCGGCCTGAATTTTCCGGCGGCGTTGGCCAATCCGTTTGGCACTGACGGCGGGGTTGTCGATCTGGTCGCCGTGGTGGTGATGTTGATGGTCGGCGTTTTGCTGTCACGCGGCGTTTCAAGTGCTGCGCGGGTCGAAAACATTTTAGTGGTCATGAAGGTTTTGGCGATTTTGCTGTTCCTGGTGGTCGGCTTGACGGCGATTCATCCAGAAAACTTCCATCCGTTTTTCCCAAAATATCACCTGAATGCTGATGGAACACCTTTTGGGGGCTGGCAAGGCATTTATGCCGGCGTTTCCATGATTTTCCTGGCCTATATCGGGTTTGATTCGATTGCCGCGAATTCGGCTGAAGCGATCGATCCGGAGAAAACGATGCCGCGGGGGATTCTTGGCTCGCTGTTAATTGCAGTTTTCCTGTTTGTCTCGGTCGGGCTTGTTTTGTTGGGCATGTTCCCGTATCAGGATTATGCCAACAACGCTGAACCGGTTGGCTGGGCGCTGCGCCACTCCGGTCATGCGGTGGTCGCGACAGTGGTCGAAAGCATTGCGGTTTTGGGGATGTTCACGGCCTTAATCGGCATGGCCATGGCAGGATCCCGGTTACTTTATAGCTTTGGCCGCGATGGCATGTTGCCACACGGTTTGGGCAAGTTGAACAGTCGCAAGTTACCGAACATTGCGCTGGCAGTTTTAATCACGATCGGTGTCATTATCGGAGCATTCTTTCCATTTGCGTTCCTGGCACAACTGATTTCCGCCGGCACGCTGATTGCCTTCATGTTCGTCACGCTCGGCATTTATCGTCTCCGTCCGCGTGAAGGCAAGGACATCGCCAAGCCGCGCTTCCAAATGCCGTTGTATCCGGTATTGCCGGCCGTAGCTTTTCTCGGCTCGCTGGTGGTTTTCCTGGGTCTGGACATTCAAGCCAAAATGTACTCTGGCGTCTGGTTCCTGATCGGGTGCGCCATCTACTTCTTGTATGGCATGCGGCATTCAGCACTGACAAAAGGGTCGGTTGTTGAGCAGGAAACCGAAGCATTGGAGCAGTCAAAAGAAGACTGA
- a CDS encoding L-lactate dehydrogenase, translating into MQNRGNIILIGDGAIGSSYAFNCLTTGVGQSLGIIDVNEKRVQGDVEDLSDALPYTSQKNIYAASYEDCKYADIIVITAGIAQKPGQTRLELLAINAKIMKEITHNIMASGFNGFILVASNPVDVLAELVLQESGLPRNQVLGSGTALDSARLRAEIGLRYNIDARIVHGYIMGEHGDSEFPVWDYTNLGGKPILDWIPKNRQESDLAEISERVKTAAYGIIEKKGATFYGIAASLTRLTSAFLNDDRAAFAMSVHLEGEYDLSGVSIGVPVILGANGLERIIELDLNAEDHKRLADSAAILKENLQKAQEA; encoded by the coding sequence ATGCAAAATCGCGGCAATATTATTTTAATTGGTGACGGCGCCATTGGGTCAAGTTACGCGTTTAACTGTCTCACAACCGGTGTCGGCCAGAGTCTGGGGATCATCGACGTCAATGAAAAACGGGTACAAGGCGATGTCGAAGATCTTTCGGACGCACTGCCTTACACATCGCAAAAGAACATTTATGCGGCTAGTTATGAAGACTGCAAATATGCCGACATTATTGTGATTACTGCGGGGATCGCGCAAAAGCCGGGGCAGACGCGGCTTGAATTGCTAGCGATTAACGCCAAGATTATGAAGGAAATCACCCACAATATCATGGCGAGCGGCTTCAATGGTTTCATTTTGGTGGCTTCCAACCCGGTTGATGTACTGGCAGAATTGGTTTTACAGGAATCCGGCTTGCCGCGCAATCAAGTACTCGGCTCCGGCACCGCATTGGATTCGGCGCGACTACGAGCGGAAATCGGCTTGCGCTACAACATTGATGCCCGCATCGTTCACGGCTATATCATGGGTGAACACGGCGATTCCGAATTTCCGGTCTGGGATTACACCAATCTTGGTGGCAAGCCAATTCTTGACTGGATTCCGAAAAATCGGCAGGAAAGCGATCTTGCTGAAATCAGCGAGCGCGTGAAAACTGCGGCTTACGGGATCATCGAAAAGAAAGGTGCCACCTTCTACGGCATTGCTGCTTCGCTAACACGGTTAACCAGTGCGTTCTTAAATGACGACCGCGCAGCATTTGCCATGTCCGTTCATCTGGAAGGCGAGTATGACTTAAGCGGCGTTTCGATCGGTGTTCCTGTCATTCTTGGTGCCAACGGTTTGGAACGCATTATCGAACTTGATTTGAATGCCGAAGATCATAAGCGTCTAGCAGATTCTGCGGCGATTTTAAAAGAAAATCTCCAGAAGGCTCAGGAAGCTTAG
- the gdhA gene encoding NADP-specific glutamate dehydrogenase: MSAASYVQSVLATLKQRDPNQPEFFEAASTLLNTITPVFEKHPEYVKANVLGRLVEPERAIQFAVPWQDDQGSIQVNRGFRVQFNSAIGPYKGGLRLHPSVNLSIVKFLGFEQIFKNSLTTLPIGGAKGGSDFDPKGKSDAEVMRFCQSFMTELSKYIGPDLDVPAGDIGVGAREIGYLYGQYKRLKGAQRGVLTGKGLSYGGSLARTEATGYGLIYYTDELLKANGETLADKRAVISGAGNVAIHAAEKAEALGVKVLTVSDSSGYVVDENGIDVAVVKQIKEVERGRIKAYADRVAGAEYHEGSVWDATDLKFDLALPCATQNEIDGQQAARFKAAGVIAVAEGANMPSNPDAIAANAGGVAVSALEMGQNSRRESDSFEKVDSQLHEIMQHIFKASDDAADEYGVPGNYEAGANIAGFLKVADAMYAQGM; encoded by the coding sequence ATGTCAGCAGCATCTTATGTGCAGTCAGTGCTTGCAACGCTTAAGCAACGTGATCCTAACCAACCAGAATTTTTTGAGGCGGCCTCAACGCTTTTAAACACGATTACGCCGGTGTTTGAGAAGCATCCGGAGTATGTGAAGGCCAATGTTCTTGGGCGATTGGTTGAGCCGGAGCGGGCGATTCAATTTGCCGTTCCGTGGCAGGATGATCAAGGAAGTATTCAAGTCAATCGCGGATTTCGCGTTCAGTTTAACTCGGCGATTGGTCCATACAAAGGTGGCCTGCGACTGCATCCTTCCGTCAATCTCAGTATTGTGAAGTTTTTAGGCTTCGAACAGATTTTTAAAAATAGTCTGACTACTTTGCCGATCGGCGGGGCCAAGGGTGGTTCCGATTTCGATCCAAAAGGGAAGTCGGATGCCGAAGTGATGCGGTTTTGCCAGAGCTTCATGACCGAACTGAGCAAGTATATCGGGCCGGATTTGGATGTGCCGGCTGGGGACATTGGTGTCGGTGCCCGCGAGATTGGGTATCTATACGGTCAATACAAACGGTTAAAAGGGGCGCAACGTGGCGTTTTAACCGGTAAAGGGCTCAGTTATGGTGGTTCGTTGGCGCGGACGGAAGCGACTGGCTATGGTTTGATTTACTACACCGATGAATTATTGAAAGCCAATGGCGAAACGTTGGCCGACAAACGTGCGGTCATTTCCGGTGCCGGTAACGTTGCGATTCATGCTGCTGAGAAGGCTGAGGCACTGGGCGTCAAGGTGCTGACCGTTTCCGATTCAAGCGGCTATGTGGTCGATGAAAACGGGATTGATGTTGCGGTGGTCAAACAAATCAAGGAAGTCGAACGCGGTCGCATTAAAGCTTATGCGGACCGAGTGGCTGGAGCCGAATATCATGAAGGTTCAGTCTGGGATGCCACCGATCTTAAGTTTGATCTGGCATTGCCTTGCGCCACGCAAAACGAAATTGATGGTCAACAGGCGGCGCGGTTTAAGGCAGCTGGCGTGATTGCGGTTGCTGAAGGCGCCAATATGCCGAGCAATCCGGACGCGATCGCTGCCAATGCTGGCGGTGTCGCTGTTTCAGCGCTGGAAATGGGCCAGAATTCCCGCCGCGAAAGTGACAGTTTTGAAAAGGTCGACAGTCAACTACACGAAATCATGCAACACATTTTTAAGGCGAGTGACGATGCTGCTGACGAATACGGCGTGCCCGGTAACTACGAAGCGGGGGCGAACATCGCCGGTTTTCTGAAAGTGGCAGATGCTATGTATGCGCAGGGAATGTAG
- a CDS encoding helix-turn-helix domain-containing protein — MTKSTLKRSIEEPNQLLDGNDPGVERHERHLPTPPEFTGEEIKKIRQQIPATQLVFAQIMAASPRTVQAWETNRSKPNGPARRLMQLIELDPSVARLLM; from the coding sequence GTGACTAAAAGTACACTCAAAAGAAGTATTGAAGAGCCCAATCAGCTATTAGACGGAAATGATCCTGGCGTTGAACGGCATGAGCGACATCTACCAACACCGCCTGAGTTTACCGGCGAAGAAATCAAGAAAATTCGTCAGCAAATCCCGGCAACACAACTCGTTTTTGCCCAAATTATGGCAGCTTCTCCTCGTACCGTTCAAGCTTGGGAAACGAACCGCAGCAAACCAAATGGGCCGGCTCGTCGGCTCATGCAACTGATTGAACTTGATCCGTCAGTGGCGCGGCTTTTGATGTAG
- the lacB gene encoding galactose-6-phosphate isomerase subunit LacB has translation MIISLGNDHIVTYMKIKISNFLKHAGYQVIDEGTYDTVRTHYPIYGKKVAEDVADGCADLGIVLCGDGSGITMAANKNEGIRAAMVNDAAAAKYAREQLNANVLGFGGASIGEHLAYDIIKAYLDATYKETPENVELIKEIDHIAKPNPDQKDNPHFFDEENEKWAERVYHD, from the coding sequence ATGATTATTTCTTTAGGTAATGATCATATTGTGACTTACATGAAGATTAAGATCTCGAATTTTTTAAAGCATGCTGGCTATCAAGTTATTGATGAAGGCACCTACGACACCGTCCGGACGCACTATCCGATTTATGGCAAGAAGGTTGCTGAAGATGTCGCCGATGGTTGTGCTGATCTAGGCATTGTTTTGTGTGGCGACGGCAGCGGCATTACCATGGCCGCCAATAAAAACGAAGGTATTCGCGCTGCCATGGTGAACGACGCTGCAGCAGCCAAGTATGCTCGCGAGCAACTAAATGCGAACGTACTGGGCTTCGGCGGTGCCAGCATCGGTGAACATCTGGCATACGATATCATCAAGGCCTATCTGGACGCCACCTACAAAGAAACGCCAGAAAATGTGGAATTGATCAAAGAAATTGACCACATTGCCAAACCAAACCCTGATCAAAAAGATAATCCGCACTTTTTTGATGAAGAAAACGAAAAATGGGCCGAGCGCGTCTATCACGATTAG
- the lacA gene encoding galactose-6-phosphate isomerase subunit LacA yields MDVVIGADQDGFAMKEQVKDYLKQRDYHVIDVTPQPAKNFVESALGVTKEVMAGKAHKGLMFDRYGVGSTMASTKVKGMVATNVGDETAAHQTTEHNGAKAIAIGTGLIGLDRALGLIQRYLDAEYVDGRHQVRLDMLAKMI; encoded by the coding sequence TTGGATGTTGTGATTGGTGCTGATCAGGACGGTTTTGCTATGAAGGAACAGGTCAAGGACTATCTCAAGCAGCGCGACTACCATGTCATTGATGTAACGCCGCAACCAGCGAAGAATTTTGTTGAGTCTGCTTTGGGTGTGACCAAAGAAGTGATGGCAGGCAAGGCGCATAAAGGCTTGATGTTTGACCGTTACGGCGTTGGCTCAACAATGGCTTCTACCAAAGTCAAGGGTATGGTCGCAACCAATGTCGGTGACGAAACCGCTGCACATCAAACTACCGAACATAATGGTGCCAAAGCCATTGCGATCGGTACTGGACTTATCGGCCTAGATCGGGCGCTCGGCCTAATTCAACGTTACCTGGACGCGGAATACGTCGACGGCCGCCACCAAGTTCGCCTCGATATGCTTGCGAAAATGATCTAG
- a CDS encoding cold-shock protein gives MQKGTVKWFNADKGYGFITGEDGQDVFVHFSAINGEGYKSLDEGQAVSYDVEQSDRGPQAANVTKL, from the coding sequence ATGCAAAAAGGTACAGTTAAATGGTTCAACGCTGATAAGGGTTACGGCTTCATCACTGGTGAAGACGGCCAAGACGTCTTTGTACATTTCAGCGCCATCAACGGCGAAGGCTACAAGAGTCTTGACGAAGGTCAGGCTGTTTCCTACGATGTAGAACAATCTGATCGTGGCCCTCAGGCTGCTAACGTTACCAAGCTTTAA
- a CDS encoding OsmC family protein yields MAERSLYHTYVRNENGLVGESYVEGNQGLALGVSSSLLDAPGTNPEQFIAFALSTCFNATIRIVQHREGTAEDSQLRTRVDIERDKIGYKFIVDAQILMPSHTREEAQKIVTQALDECPVAKLLKENENVSFRIVDEFTDEPTLGE; encoded by the coding sequence ATGGCAGAACGATCTTTGTATCATACCTATGTCCGCAACGAAAATGGTTTAGTCGGTGAAAGTTATGTCGAAGGCAATCAAGGGTTAGCTCTTGGTGTTTCCAGTTCGCTTCTGGACGCTCCTGGTACCAATCCGGAGCAATTTATTGCATTTGCCCTGTCCACTTGTTTCAACGCAACGATTCGCATCGTCCAGCATCGTGAAGGTACTGCAGAAGATTCGCAACTACGCACCCGGGTGGACATTGAGCGCGACAAAATCGGCTACAAATTCATTGTCGACGCGCAAATTCTCATGCCAAGTCACACACGCGAAGAAGCGCAAAAAATTGTGACCCAGGCATTAGATGAGTGCCCAGTCGCTAAACTGTTAAAAGAAAACGAAAATGTCAGCTTCCGAATTGTTGACGAGTTCACCGATGAGCCGACGTTAGGTGAATAA
- the abc-f gene encoding ribosomal protection-like ABC-F family protein, producing MSTIQIKHLYFAYDGQAPLFSDAGFNLDTGWQLGLVGRNGRGKTTLLRLLQQQLDYRGTITVPVSLRYFPQALDESQLTLHAAQASQDVAQWQLERELNLLHADPDILWRPFRDLSGGEQTKVRLALLFIRDDGFALIDEPTNHLDLRSRRQVAAYLKQKSGFIVVSHDRDFLDAVTDHTLAIERKKITLYQGNYTTFTTEKQRQDQTELAQNAQLKNEINRLKQTAHDKKVWAENKERSVYGNRHEKDSGHNNTRGFISARAARTMKKSKNLEHRMDKEIAAKEQLLKNLEKVDPLTMAPHPTHHHHLIVAENVQVGYDQPLFQPISFTLHPGDRVAIVGENGSGKSTLIRALLGHFTGNQTGLLTLAPVALSLVRQQYPDNRGLLPDFAEKRHLNLEVLLNNLRKLGMPRADFATPIERLSMGQQKKVEVARSLATPASLYIWDEPLNYLDTYNQDQIMAAITRYQPTMLFVEHDEHFINEIATKVVRLTPLT from the coding sequence ATGTCAACGATTCAAATCAAACATCTTTATTTTGCCTATGACGGCCAGGCGCCACTTTTTAGCGATGCCGGATTTAACCTCGATACAGGATGGCAACTTGGCTTGGTTGGCAGGAATGGACGCGGTAAAACCACGTTGCTGCGGTTATTGCAGCAGCAATTGGATTATCGCGGAACGATCACGGTCCCCGTATCCTTGCGCTATTTTCCACAAGCGCTGGATGAAAGCCAACTGACACTTCACGCAGCACAAGCCTCCCAGGACGTAGCACAATGGCAACTGGAACGCGAACTTAATTTGCTGCATGCCGACCCTGATATCTTGTGGCGGCCGTTTCGAGATCTATCTGGCGGTGAGCAAACCAAGGTCCGCCTCGCCTTGCTCTTCATCCGAGACGATGGCTTTGCACTCATTGACGAGCCGACGAATCACCTCGACTTGCGCAGTCGTCGCCAAGTCGCTGCCTACCTAAAACAAAAATCTGGCTTCATCGTGGTCAGTCACGACCGAGATTTTCTTGACGCCGTCACCGACCACACACTGGCTATCGAACGCAAAAAGATCACGCTTTACCAAGGCAACTACACCACCTTTACCACGGAAAAGCAGCGGCAGGATCAAACCGAACTCGCGCAAAATGCTCAGCTAAAAAATGAAATTAATCGATTGAAACAAACCGCCCATGACAAAAAAGTTTGGGCGGAAAACAAAGAACGCAGCGTTTACGGCAATCGCCACGAGAAAGATAGCGGGCACAATAATACCCGCGGCTTCATCAGCGCCCGGGCAGCAAGGACCATGAAAAAAAGCAAAAACCTGGAACACCGCATGGATAAGGAAATTGCGGCAAAAGAACAGTTGCTTAAAAATTTGGAGAAAGTCGATCCACTCACCATGGCGCCACACCCAACCCATCATCACCATTTGATTGTGGCCGAAAATGTTCAGGTCGGTTATGATCAGCCGCTTTTCCAGCCAATTTCATTTACGTTGCACCCCGGCGACCGAGTGGCGATCGTCGGTGAAAATGGCAGCGGTAAATCGACGTTGATCCGTGCTTTACTGGGCCATTTTACCGGCAATCAAACCGGGCTTCTGACCTTGGCGCCGGTTGCTTTGAGTTTGGTGCGCCAGCAATATCCTGACAATCGCGGGTTACTACCGGACTTTGCCGAAAAGCGGCACCTCAACCTCGAAGTTTTGCTTAACAACTTGCGTAAGCTCGGGATGCCGCGCGCCGATTTTGCCACGCCGATCGAACGCCTTAGTATGGGTCAGCAAAAGAAAGTCGAAGTCGCGCGTTCATTGGCGACGCCAGCCTCTCTGTATATTTGGGACGAGCCGCTCAATTATCTGGACACTTACAATCAAGACCAGATCATGGCCGCGATCACCCGCTATCAGCCAACGATGCTATTTGTGGAACACGATGAGCATTTTATCAATGAAATTGCCACGAAAGTTGTCCGCCTGACGCCACTAACCTAA
- a CDS encoding SDR family oxidoreductase yields the protein MKIFVVGAHGQIGQLLVHKLLDRGDTVTGGYRDPLTQTPDPQKNFRAVELNLAWPVSRLTELFAGHDAIIFAAGSRGKDLLGVDLDGAIKTMKAAEADDVGLFIMLSALDAEDPAKWPDELHDYYIAKYYADEWLIHNTDLDYVIVQPTALTNDPAQGTITLQPQRPSTIPRADVADVLVAALDSNRQRETIKIASGNTPIAEAVKS from the coding sequence GTGAAAATCTTTGTTGTCGGTGCCCACGGCCAAATTGGCCAGCTATTGGTGCACAAACTATTGGATCGCGGCGATACCGTGACAGGCGGTTATCGCGATCCCCTCACCCAGACACCAGATCCGCAGAAAAACTTTCGGGCAGTCGAACTTAATCTCGCATGGCCGGTCTCACGCTTGACGGAACTTTTTGCCGGCCACGACGCCATTATCTTTGCTGCCGGTTCGCGGGGCAAGGACCTACTCGGCGTGGATCTCGACGGCGCAATTAAAACCATGAAAGCTGCTGAAGCCGATGATGTTGGCCTCTTCATTATGTTAAGCGCGTTGGATGCCGAGGATCCCGCAAAGTGGCCTGATGAGCTGCACGATTATTATATTGCCAAGTACTACGCTGATGAGTGGCTGATCCATAACACTGATCTGGACTATGTCATTGTCCAGCCGACTGCCCTCACCAATGACCCGGCGCAAGGCACCATCACGCTGCAACCGCAACGGCCATCGACCATTCCGCGAGCCGATGTCGCTGATGTCCTCGTCGCTGCTTTAGACAGCAACCGCCAGCGCGAAACAATCAAAATCGCCAGTGGCAACACGCCAATCGCTGAAGCCGTTAAAAGTTGA
- a CDS encoding aldo/keto reductase: MKTINIGDVTVPIVGMGTWYLGEGNAAQSARETEALKYGLDHGLNVIDTAEMYGNGAAESLIGGFLGDYNRSDIYLISKFYPSHADKKQMRTALTNSLSRLKTDYLDLYLLHWRGATPLAETLEGLQELKKEGLIRQYGVSNFDVDDMDQLTMEPGGDQVAANEVLYNLQSRGIEYDLLPRQKQAGITTIGYSPYGSGSGKSIKLTPELVDLAKAKGVSTHQLMLAWLLRNGDVLSIPRTGEASHMAENIAAADVTFTPDELALFDQAFPAPRHHIPLEII, from the coding sequence ATGAAAACGATCAATATTGGCGACGTCACGGTACCAATTGTGGGCATGGGTACTTGGTATCTGGGCGAAGGCAACGCTGCGCAGAGTGCTCGTGAAACCGAAGCCTTAAAATACGGGCTGGATCACGGCTTGAACGTGATTGATACTGCGGAAATGTACGGGAATGGCGCTGCGGAATCACTGATCGGCGGTTTTCTGGGTGATTACAACCGGAGCGACATTTATTTGATTTCCAAGTTCTACCCGTCCCATGCAGACAAAAAGCAAATGCGGACGGCGCTGACCAATAGCCTGTCCCGCCTTAAAACCGATTACCTCGATCTCTACTTGTTGCATTGGCGTGGGGCAACCCCGTTAGCAGAAACGCTTGAAGGCCTCCAGGAATTGAAAAAAGAAGGCCTGATTCGCCAATACGGTGTTTCCAATTTTGATGTTGACGACATGGATCAACTCACGATGGAACCCGGTGGCGATCAAGTTGCCGCTAACGAAGTGTTATACAATTTGCAATCACGCGGCATTGAATATGACCTCCTACCACGTCAAAAGCAAGCCGGCATCACGACGATTGGCTACTCGCCTTATGGTTCCGGCAGTGGTAAGTCAATCAAGTTGACCCCGGAGCTCGTGGATCTGGCCAAAGCCAAGGGCGTTTCAACCCATCAGCTTATGCTGGCGTGGCTACTGCGTAATGGTGATGTGCTGTCGATCCCGCGTACCGGCGAAGCGAGCCACATGGCCGAAAATATCGCAGCTGCCGACGTTACATTTACGCCGGATGAACTAGCGCTGTTTGACCAAGCGTTCCCGGCACCGCGTCACCATATTCCGCTTGAAATAATTTAA
- a CDS encoding amino acid permease, which translates to MQRKLSGRHMQMIALGGTIGVGLFMGAGATIKWTGPSVLIAYIVAGLFLYLIMRALGEMLYVDPATGSFAKFASEYMHPLFGYLTAWSNIFQFVVVGMSEMIAIGEYFKFWWPGLPGWLPGLVAITFLVLANLISVRMFGELEFWFALIKVVTIILMIVAGLGVILFGLGNGGHPVGISNLWTHGGFFTGGFKGFCFALSIVLGSYQGVELIGITAGEAANPKPTIVKAVKDTIGRILIFYVGAIFVIVAIYPWDQLNTLGSPFVQTFAKIGITFAASLINFVVITAALSGSNSGIYSASRMLYTLADAKQLPRIFTKLNRHGVPFYPVVSVGAGILLGVILNALLPYVAPAAKNVFVLVYSSSVLPGMVPWVVILVSETRFRKVHADKMPDHPFKMPFAPYSNYLTLIFLAFTLFFMLLNPETSISLLVGVIFLALVCVHYFFHYRTGAKKLPPVEPDNDHR; encoded by the coding sequence ATGCAACGAAAACTTAGCGGACGCCATATGCAAATGATTGCGCTTGGCGGCACCATCGGCGTAGGCCTGTTCATGGGTGCCGGCGCAACAATTAAATGGACGGGACCATCAGTTCTGATTGCGTATATTGTTGCCGGCCTTTTTCTCTATCTCATCATGCGGGCCTTGGGTGAGATGCTGTATGTCGATCCGGCAACCGGCTCGTTTGCCAAATTTGCCAGCGAATACATGCACCCGCTTTTTGGTTACTTAACCGCATGGAGTAATATTTTCCAGTTCGTGGTCGTGGGCATGTCAGAAATGATTGCCATTGGTGAATATTTTAAATTCTGGTGGCCCGGGCTGCCGGGATGGCTTCCTGGGCTCGTAGCGATCACCTTCCTTGTTTTAGCCAATCTGATTTCGGTGCGAATGTTTGGCGAATTGGAGTTCTGGTTTGCACTCATCAAAGTTGTTACCATTATTTTGATGATCGTTGCCGGACTCGGCGTCATTTTATTCGGTCTTGGCAATGGCGGCCATCCCGTGGGTATCAGTAATCTGTGGACCCACGGCGGCTTCTTCACCGGCGGCTTTAAAGGCTTTTGCTTCGCCTTATCGATTGTGCTCGGTTCTTACCAAGGTGTGGAACTTATCGGGATCACAGCAGGCGAAGCCGCTAATCCCAAGCCGACGATTGTTAAGGCGGTCAAAGATACGATTGGTCGAATCCTCATCTTCTACGTGGGCGCGATTTTCGTCATCGTGGCCATTTACCCGTGGGATCAGCTCAATACACTAGGATCACCGTTTGTGCAGACCTTTGCCAAAATCGGCATTACGTTTGCGGCATCCCTCATTAACTTCGTCGTGATCACGGCTGCCTTGTCCGGCTCAAATTCAGGCATCTATTCTGCCAGTCGGATGCTGTATACCTTGGCTGATGCCAAACAATTGCCGCGAATTTTCACCAAACTGAATCGTCATGGCGTGCCGTTTTACCCGGTCGTTTCCGTTGGCGCCGGCATTTTACTTGGTGTCATCTTAAACGCCTTATTGCCTTATGTGGCGCCTGCCGCCAAGAATGTTTTCGTGCTGGTCTATAGCTCCAGCGTTTTACCCGGCATGGTGCCGTGGGTCGTCATTCTCGTCAGCGAAACGCGCTTCCGCAAGGTTCACGCCGATAAAATGCCTGACCATCCTTTTAAAATGCCATTCGCACCTTACAGCAATTATCTCACACTTATTTTCCTTGCGTTCACTTTATTTTTCATGTTGCTCAATCCCGAAACCAGCATTTCATTGTTAGTCGGCGTGATCTTCTTGGCATTGGTCTGCGTGCACTACTTTTTCCACTATCGCACCGGGGCGAAAAAACTTCCGCCAGTCGAGCCTGATAACGATCATCGCTAA